The stretch of DNA GCGACCAGCCGCCCCACTCGGAGGTGTTCCAGGCCGGCCACTCCGGCTCGACCAGGTCCACCAGCCGGAAGCCCGACGCCACCACGTCGCGCACCCGGTCCCCGACGGTCCGGTGGTGCTCGACGTACACCGCGCGGCCGTCCTCGTCCTGCTCGACGTACGGCGTGCGGTCGAAGTAGGAGCCGGACACCGACAGCCCCTCCGGGCCGGGCTCGTCCGGGAACGCCCAGCGGATCGGATGCGTCACCGAGAACACGAGCCGCCCGCCCGGCCGCAGCACCCGGCGCACCTCCCGCAGCACCGCGCGCGGGTCGGCGACGAACGGCAGCGCCCCGTACGCCGAGCACGCCAGGTCGAAGGAGCCGTCCGCGAACGGCAGCGCGCCCGCGTCGGCGCACACCAGCGGCAACGCTCCGCCGATGCGCAGCGCGTGCTGGAGCTGGCGGTGCGACAGGTCCAGGGCGACCGGGCGCGCCCCCTGCCCGGCCAGCCAGCGCGAGCACTGCGCCGCGCCGGCCCCGATCTCCAGGACGTCCTTGTCCTTGAGGTCCTCGGGGTCGCCGAGCAGCCCCGCCTCCACCTCGTCCAGGCCCTCCGGTCCCCACACGAAACGGTCGTCGCCGAGGAACGTGCCGTGCTCGATCTGGTACTCGTCCGCGTTGCGGTCCCACCAGCCCCGGTTGGCCCGGGAGCTCTCCGCGGCACCGGCCTCGCGCCGGGTGGCCTCCGGTTCGGCCGGTTCGAACTGTTCGGACGGTGCTGACTCTTGGATGATCGGCTCCCTCGTACTAATCTGCGGGCTCTCCCGTCCGGTCGGTCCCGGCACTGTCAACAAAGGGACCGACTCGGCTCTGCGTGGCCTCGGGAGACGGGTTTTCTGCCGGATATGGGGTGATCTGCCCCGGCTGTGCGGCTTCGCGCATTGACCCTGCCCGGCTGCCCCCGTATGCTACAAGTTGCGCTGCGGGCCTGCGCGCCTCAGACGGAGCAGGCTGCGCTCGCATCTGTTGTATGTCCCCTCGGTTGTCGAGGCGTCACCGATTTTGTGTGACGCTTCCTTGGCTGTCCGGCTTCTGCAGAGCGAAACGGGCTCCCGGCGTAATGCAGTACCTACGACTTCAATGTCCGTACCGGAGCCCTTTCCCACATGACGAGCAGCACCGAGACCACCGCCACCACCCCGCAGGTAGCGGTCAACGACATCGGTAACGAGGAAGCCTTCCTCGCCGCGATCGACGAGACGATCAAGTACTTCAACGACGGCGACATCGTCGACGGCGTCATCGTGAAGGTCGACCGGGACGAGGTCCTGCTCGACATCGGTTACAAGACCGAAGGTGTCATCCCGAGCCGCGAGCTCTCGATCAAGCACGACGTCGACCCGAACGAGGTCGTGGCCGTCGGCGACGAGATCGAGGCCCTTGTCCTCCAGAAGGAGGACAAGGAAGGCCGCCTGATCCTCTCGAAGAAGCGCGCCCAGTACGAGCGTGCCTGGGGCACCATCGAGAAGATCAAGGAAGAGGACGGCATCGTCACCGGTACCGTCATCGAGGTCGTCAAGGGTGGTCTCATCCTCGACATCGGCCTCCGTGGCTTCCTCCCGGCCTCCCTCGTCGAGATGCGCCGTGTCCGCGACCTCCAGCCGTACGTCGGCAAGGAGCTCGAGGCCAAGATCATCGAGCTGGACAAGAACCGCAACAACGTGGTCCTGTCCCGCCGTGCCTGGCTGGAGCAGACCCAGTCCGAGGTCCGCCAGACGTTCCTCACGACCCTCCAGAAGGGTCAGGTCCGCTCCGGTGTGGTCTCCTCGATCGTCAACTTCGGTGCCTTCGTGGACCTGGGTGGCGTCGACGGTCTGGTCCACGTCTCCGAGCTGTCCTGGAAGCACATCGACCACCCGTCCGAGGTTGTCGAGGTCGGCCAGGAGGTCACCGTCGAGGTTCTCGACGTCGACATGGACCGCGAGCGCGTCTCCCTGTCGCTGAAGGCGACCCAGGAAGACCCGTGGCAGCAGTTCGCCCGCACCCACCAGATCGGCCAGGTCGTGCCCGGCAAGGTCACGAAGCTGGTTCCGTTCGGTGCGTTCGTCCGCGTGGACGAGGGCATCGAGGGTCTGGTCCACATCTCCGAGCTGGCCGAGCGCCACGTGGAGATCCCGGAGCAGGTCGTCCAGGTCAACGACGAGATCTTCGTCAAGGTCATCGACATCGACCTCGAGCGTCGCCGCATCAGCCTCTCGCTGAAGCAGGCCAACGAGGCCTTCGGTGCCGACCCGTCCGCGGTCGAGTTCGACC from Streptomyces sp. 6-11-2 encodes:
- a CDS encoding class I SAM-dependent methyltransferase, translating into MPGPTGRESPQISTREPIIQESAPSEQFEPAEPEATRREAGAAESSRANRGWWDRNADEYQIEHGTFLGDDRFVWGPEGLDEVEAGLLGDPEDLKDKDVLEIGAGAAQCSRWLAGQGARPVALDLSHRQLQHALRIGGALPLVCADAGALPFADGSFDLACSAYGALPFVADPRAVLREVRRVLRPGGRLVFSVTHPIRWAFPDEPGPEGLSVSGSYFDRTPYVEQDEDGRAVYVEHHRTVGDRVRDVVASGFRLVDLVEPEWPAWNTSEWGGWSPLRGNLIPGTAIFVCVRD
- the rpsA gene encoding 30S ribosomal protein S1 → MTSSTETTATTPQVAVNDIGNEEAFLAAIDETIKYFNDGDIVDGVIVKVDRDEVLLDIGYKTEGVIPSRELSIKHDVDPNEVVAVGDEIEALVLQKEDKEGRLILSKKRAQYERAWGTIEKIKEEDGIVTGTVIEVVKGGLILDIGLRGFLPASLVEMRRVRDLQPYVGKELEAKIIELDKNRNNVVLSRRAWLEQTQSEVRQTFLTTLQKGQVRSGVVSSIVNFGAFVDLGGVDGLVHVSELSWKHIDHPSEVVEVGQEVTVEVLDVDMDRERVSLSLKATQEDPWQQFARTHQIGQVVPGKVTKLVPFGAFVRVDEGIEGLVHISELAERHVEIPEQVVQVNDEIFVKVIDIDLERRRISLSLKQANEAFGADPSAVEFDPTLYGMAASYDDQGNYIYPEGFDPETNDWLEGYETQREAWEHQYAEAQSRFEQHQQQVIKSREADAAAAAEGGEAAAPAASGGSYSSEGGDNSGALASDEALAALREKLAGGQS